In Gigantopelta aegis isolate Gae_Host chromosome 14, Gae_host_genome, whole genome shotgun sequence, the following proteins share a genomic window:
- the LOC121388170 gene encoding copine-3-like isoform X2: MMYPNSGPGIAPPPTAECVSKVELRLECRNLLNLDVMSKSDPCAVLYMSRRGGHWDEIGRTENVKNCLDPKFAKSFTISYFFEEVQKVRIEVFDLDNTTPQLSDDDFLGQLECTLGQLVSNSPYTKPLFLKNGKKAGNGVMTIRAEEIKEGGEIVHLNFKGKKLDNKDFMGKSDPYLEILRPVSDGSWQVVHRTEVIKNNLNPSWRPIQISLQSLCNGNRTQSIKFDVYDWDSDGSHDYIGGFTTTVEEMEKAQRLEQSWPLINPKKKAKKKSYTNSGIVLLSSCKIVKEHSFLEFIFGGMQINFTVGIDFTASNGNPAQPTSLHYINPYQPNEYMQAIRAVGDVCQDYDSDKLFPVLGFGAKIPPNWQVSHEFAVNFNLQNPFCAGIDGVLQAYSNCIRSVQLYGPTNVSPLIQHVSRFALAAQREEQQKGAGAYFVLLLLTDGVLSDMANTKQAIVESSKLPMSLIIIGVGNADFSMMQELDGDDGVLRAPSGEAVKRDIVQFVPFREFKQSTAAELARHVLAEVPKQVTDYYKMRGIPPNKPPQVPSRPPPPAAGQQPPAPNQTAPQMTTPNTT; this comes from the exons ATGATGTATCCAAACTCGGGACCAGGGATAGCCCCACCCCCAACCGCAGAATGTGTTTCTAAAGTGGAGCTTAGGTTGGAATGTCGTAACCTGCTCAATCTCGATGTTATGTCCAAGTCTGATCCATGTGCTGTCCTCTACATGTCCCGCAGGGGAGGTCACTGGGATGAG attgGACGGACTGAAAATGTAAAGAATTGTCTTGATCCGAAATTTGCTAAAAGTTTTACTATCAGTTACTTCTTTGAAGAGGTTCAGAAAGTCCGAATTGAAGTGTTCGATTTGGATAACACGACTCCACAGCTTTCTGATGATGACTTCCTAGGGCAGTTAGAATGCACACTGGGTCAG ctgGTTTCTAACAGTCCTTATACAAAGCCTCTGTTCTTAAAAAATGGCAAAAAGGCTGGAAATGGTGTTATGACT ATTCGAGCTGAGGAAATTAAGGAAGGTGGAGAAATTGTTCATCTGAATTTTAAAGGAAAGAAACTTGATAACAAG GATTTTATGGGTAAATCTGATCCTTATTTAGAAATACTCCGACCAGTGAGTGATGGAAGCTGGCAGGTGGTGCACAGAACAGAG GTGATCAAGAACAACCTGAATCCCAGTTGGCGACCCATTCAGATTTCTCTCCAGTCTCTTTGTAATGGAAACCGGACACAGTCCATCAAG TTTGACGTTTATGATTGGGATTCTGATGGGTCACATGACTACATTGGAGGATTTACAACAACTGTGGAAGAAATGGAGAAAGCTCAACGACTCGAA CAATCATGGCCATTAATAAACCCAAAGAAAAAAGCGAAGAAGAAAAGTTACACCAACTCAGGAATCGTATTGTTATCATCTTGTAAA atAGTGAAGGAGCACtcatttttagaatttatattTGGCGGAATGCAGATTAATTTCACt GTAGGAATAGATTTCACCGCGTCAAACGGGAATCCAGCTCAGCCGACGTCTCTGCACTACATCAACCCATACCAGCCCAATGAGTACATGCAGGCCATCCGCGCCGTCGGAGATGTCTGTCAGGACTACGACAG TGACAAGCTGTTTCCTGTGTTGGGTTTTGGAGCTAAGATTCCACCCAACTGGCAAGTGTCTCATGAGTTTGCAGTCAACTTCAACCTTCAGAACCCCTTTTGTGCTG GCATTGACGGAGTTCTACAGGCGTACTCTAACTGTATTCGCAGTGTCCAGCTGTACGGGCCGACCAATGTGTCTCCATTGATTCAACATGTCTCCAGGTTTGCTTTGGCGGCTCAGAGAGAAGAGCAACAGAAGGGAGCAGGC GCCTACTTTGTGTTGCTACTTCTGACTGATGGAGTCCTCAGTGACATGGCCAACACCAAGCAAGCGATCGTCGAGAGCTCCAAGCTGCCGATGTCTCTCATCATCATCGGGGTCGGCAATGCAGACTTCAGCATGATGCAGGAGCTGGACGGAGACGATGGGGTCCTTCGTGCTCCGAGTGGAGAAGCGGTGAAGCGTGACATTGTTCAGTTTGTGCCGTTTCGGGAGTTCAAGCAG AGTACAGCAGCTGAATTAGCGAGACACGTGCTGGCTGAAGTTCCTAAACAAGTCACGGACTACTACAAGATGAGAGGCATTCCACCAAATAAACCTCCCCAGGTGCCTTCTCGGCCCCCTCCCCCTGCCGCTGGTCAGCAACCCCCGGCACCAAACCAGACCGCTCCTCAGATGACCACACCAAATACAACTTAA
- the LOC121388170 gene encoding copine-3-like isoform X1, whose translation MMYPNSGPGIAPPPTAECVSKVELRLECRNLLNLDVMSKSDPCAVLYMSRRGGHWDEIGRTENVKNCLDPKFAKSFTISYFFEEVQKVRIEVFDLDNTTPQLSDDDFLGQLECTLGQLVSNSPYTKPLFLKNGKKAGNGVMTIRAEEIKEGGEIVHLNFKGKKLDNKDFMGKSDPYLEILRPVSDGSWQVVHRTEVIKNNLNPSWRPIQISLQSLCNGNRTQSIKFDVYDWDSDGSHDYIGGFTTTVEEMEKAQRLEQSWPLINPKKKAKKKSYTNSGIVLLSSCKIVKEHSFLEFIFGGMQINFTVGIDFTASNGNPAQPTSLHYINPYQPNEYMQAIRAVGDVCQDYDSDKLFPVLGFGAKIPPNWQVSHEFAVNFNLQNPFCAGIDGVLQAYSNCIRSVQLYGPTNVSPLIQHVSRFALAAQREEQQKGAGAYFVLLLLTDGVLSDMANTKQAIVESSKLPMSLIIIGVGNADFSMMQELDGDDGVLRAPSGEAVKRDIVQFVPFREFKQVGESTAAELARHVLAEVPKQVTDYYKMRGIPPNKPPQVPSRPPPPAAGQQPPAPNQTAPQMTTPNTT comes from the exons ATGATGTATCCAAACTCGGGACCAGGGATAGCCCCACCCCCAACCGCAGAATGTGTTTCTAAAGTGGAGCTTAGGTTGGAATGTCGTAACCTGCTCAATCTCGATGTTATGTCCAAGTCTGATCCATGTGCTGTCCTCTACATGTCCCGCAGGGGAGGTCACTGGGATGAG attgGACGGACTGAAAATGTAAAGAATTGTCTTGATCCGAAATTTGCTAAAAGTTTTACTATCAGTTACTTCTTTGAAGAGGTTCAGAAAGTCCGAATTGAAGTGTTCGATTTGGATAACACGACTCCACAGCTTTCTGATGATGACTTCCTAGGGCAGTTAGAATGCACACTGGGTCAG ctgGTTTCTAACAGTCCTTATACAAAGCCTCTGTTCTTAAAAAATGGCAAAAAGGCTGGAAATGGTGTTATGACT ATTCGAGCTGAGGAAATTAAGGAAGGTGGAGAAATTGTTCATCTGAATTTTAAAGGAAAGAAACTTGATAACAAG GATTTTATGGGTAAATCTGATCCTTATTTAGAAATACTCCGACCAGTGAGTGATGGAAGCTGGCAGGTGGTGCACAGAACAGAG GTGATCAAGAACAACCTGAATCCCAGTTGGCGACCCATTCAGATTTCTCTCCAGTCTCTTTGTAATGGAAACCGGACACAGTCCATCAAG TTTGACGTTTATGATTGGGATTCTGATGGGTCACATGACTACATTGGAGGATTTACAACAACTGTGGAAGAAATGGAGAAAGCTCAACGACTCGAA CAATCATGGCCATTAATAAACCCAAAGAAAAAAGCGAAGAAGAAAAGTTACACCAACTCAGGAATCGTATTGTTATCATCTTGTAAA atAGTGAAGGAGCACtcatttttagaatttatattTGGCGGAATGCAGATTAATTTCACt GTAGGAATAGATTTCACCGCGTCAAACGGGAATCCAGCTCAGCCGACGTCTCTGCACTACATCAACCCATACCAGCCCAATGAGTACATGCAGGCCATCCGCGCCGTCGGAGATGTCTGTCAGGACTACGACAG TGACAAGCTGTTTCCTGTGTTGGGTTTTGGAGCTAAGATTCCACCCAACTGGCAAGTGTCTCATGAGTTTGCAGTCAACTTCAACCTTCAGAACCCCTTTTGTGCTG GCATTGACGGAGTTCTACAGGCGTACTCTAACTGTATTCGCAGTGTCCAGCTGTACGGGCCGACCAATGTGTCTCCATTGATTCAACATGTCTCCAGGTTTGCTTTGGCGGCTCAGAGAGAAGAGCAACAGAAGGGAGCAGGC GCCTACTTTGTGTTGCTACTTCTGACTGATGGAGTCCTCAGTGACATGGCCAACACCAAGCAAGCGATCGTCGAGAGCTCCAAGCTGCCGATGTCTCTCATCATCATCGGGGTCGGCAATGCAGACTTCAGCATGATGCAGGAGCTGGACGGAGACGATGGGGTCCTTCGTGCTCCGAGTGGAGAAGCGGTGAAGCGTGACATTGTTCAGTTTGTGCCGTTTCGGGAGTTCAAGCAGGTGGGTGAG AGTACAGCAGCTGAATTAGCGAGACACGTGCTGGCTGAAGTTCCTAAACAAGTCACGGACTACTACAAGATGAGAGGCATTCCACCAAATAAACCTCCCCAGGTGCCTTCTCGGCCCCCTCCCCCTGCCGCTGGTCAGCAACCCCCGGCACCAAACCAGACCGCTCCTCAGATGACCACACCAAATACAACTTAA